The proteins below are encoded in one region of Ascochyta rabiei chromosome 9, complete sequence:
- a CDS encoding 3'(2'),5'-bisphosphate nucleotidase — protein sequence MPPTAPYRYFFLAALVLASAILQPTAFFRSAARLFQWKQHLPLSPALDANRTLHAMAYDRELELALLAVQRASILTKSVYSSHSKGTLTKTDSSPVTIGDFGAQALIIASIKSAFPDDEVVGEEDADDLRSNADLKQLVWDLVQQARLSDAASEHKIGGPIKSADDMLTALDSGASPGGNKGRIWALDPIDGTKGFLRGGQYAVCLALMVDGVPTVGVIGCPNLPVDDKAPLDSNIGTDADDKEGKGVLFGAVKGQGATSRALTAGKLEPPTTIHMSPLPDVAQATFCESVEAAHSSHGDQADIAKKLGITKHSVRMDSQAKYCSIARGAGDLYLRLPTSKTYQEKIWDHAAGVVLVQEAGGEVTDAWGKTLNFGMGRTLKENKGIIAAPKSVHAQVIEVVKEVLSAKKD from the coding sequence ATGCCCCCCACCGCGCCGTACAGATACTTTTTCCTCGCCGCCCTCGTCCTGGCTTCTGCAATCCTCCAGCCCACGGCCTTCTTCCGCTCCGCCGCCCGCCTGTTCCAGTGGAAGCAGCACCTCCCCCTCAGCCCCGCCCTCGACGCCAACCGCACGCTGCACGCCATGGCCTACGACAGGGAACTCGAGCTCGCCCTGCTGGCCGTCCAGCGCGCCTCCATCCTCACCAAGAGCGTCTACTCGTCCCACAGCAAGGGCACCCTCACCAAGACGGACAGCTCGCCCGTCACCATCGGCGACTTTGGCGCCCAGGCCCTGATCATCGCCAGCATCAAGTCCGCCTTCCCCGACGACGAGGTCGTGGGCGAGGAGGACGCAGACGACCTGCGCAGCAACGCCGACCTGAAGCAGCTCGTCTGGGACCTCGTCCAGCAGGCCAGGCTCAGCGACGCCGCCTCCGAGCACAAGATTGGCGGGCCCATCAAGAGCGCCGACGACATGCTCACCGCCCTCGACAGCGGCGCCAGCCCAGGCGGGAACAAGGGCCGCATCTGGGCCCTCGACCCCATCGACGGCACAAAGGGCTTCCTGCGCGGCGGCCAGTACGCCGTGTGCCTCGCCCTCATGGTCGACGGCGTGCCCACCGTCGGCGTCATCGGCTGCCCCAACCTGCCCGTCGACGACAAGGCACCGCTGGACAGCAACATCGGCACCGACGCCGACGACAAGGAGGGCAAGGGCGTGCTGTTCGGCGCCGTCAAGGGCCAGGGCGCCACCTCGCGCGCCCTCACAGCCGGCAAGCTCGAGCCGCCCACCACCATCCACATGTCGCCGCTCCCGGACGTCGCGCAGGCCACCTTCTGCGAGTCCGTCGAGGCCGCCCACAGCTCCCACGGCGACCAAGCCGACATTGCAAAGAAGCTCGGCATCACAAAGCACTCGGTGCGCATGGACTCGCAGGCAAAGTACTGCTCCATTGCCCGCGGCGCAGGCGATCTGTACCTGCGCCTGCCCACGAGCAAGACGTACCAGGAGAAGATCTGGGACCACGCCGCCGGCGTCGTGCTGGTGCAGGAGGCTGGCGGCGAGGTCACCGACGCGTGGGGCAAGACGCTCAACTTTGGCATGGGCCGCACGCTCAAGGAAAACAAGGGCATCATTGCTGCGCCCAAGTCCGTGCACGCACAGGTCATCGAGGTCGTCAAGGAGGTGCTGAGCGCGAAGAAGGATTGA
- a CDS encoding Multisite-specific tRNA:(cytosine-C(5))-methyltransferase, producing the protein MARGGGRGRGRGGRGKRGGGRGGGGGARDTRSEPWSEIQRKNELFESYYRKGGFMEEAEFEEMWKALQQDLPNSFRFTGTKSDALAVREIFKQRYIPAISAQTFEGKPVPPPEPVVAFPDELVWHMKTHKKVIRRHAAFANFQKFLVAEAASGNISRQEVVSMIPPHFLDVKPGLVVLDMCAAPGSKSAQLAEMIHGDEEERVRRAANGEDVGSGADGDYSDDGRSTGLLIANDTDYKRAGMLVHQVKRLNFPNLIVTQHDASIFPSIELPSKVGEKKQYLKYDRILADVPCSGDGTARKNPNVWQKWTPKDGLGLHNLQLRILFRGLQMLKKGGRMVYSTCSMNPVENEAVVAAAIEACGGTSKVQLVDMPDHLPNLKRRPGLNSWKVLDTSSVTGSNDKTAHMFTSWEAFEKAKAKYAVDEPERQFSQKISKGCFPPITANPEERIPLERCMRVYPHLQDTGGFFIAVIEKLDDIKIAQIQNPENAAKAKKQEEKTTDNTSIPTPEENVIEADATKDTESLKRKAEDSEERAAPKKSKTEEAENGTAQEATTAPASEATTPAPSNPVSKLKPEKQDQNKEYFEYLSPTDETVARILDFFGISDRFPRDRFMVKNKEGLSLNKIYYTSGFAKTIINANKERGMKFIHCGVVMFVAHKIKDASYMHAPWRLQSEGISILEPWASKRIVQCTSKATLKQLITEMFPKLPKEGEHGLGEVGDQLQPMDIGCCFVRVEKDDAQDIPFRMVLPLWRHPGSANMMVDKDDRKAMLLRLWGEKDTEIINHVADKAKREAEEEQAEEDAKANVVEGENAEDRDVDENGGVAVDAEA; encoded by the exons ATGGCAAGAGGCGGTGGTCGT GGCCGTGGTCGCGGTGGCCGTGGTAAGAGAGGCGGTGggcgcggcggcggtggaggCGCGCGCGACACCAGGTCGGAGCCGTGGTCGGAGATCCAGCGCAAGAACGAGCTGTTCGAGAGTTACTACCGCAAGGGCGGCTTCATGGAGGAGGCCGAGTTCGAGGAGATGTGGAAGGCCCTCCAGCAGGACCTGCCCAACAGCTTTCGCTTCACGGGCACAAAGTCCGACGCCCTCGCCGTGCGCGAGATCTTCAAGCAGCGCTACATCCCCGCCATCTCGGCGCAGACGTTCGAGGGCAAGCCCGTGCCGCCTCCCGAGCCCGTCGTCGCCTTCCCCGACGAGCTCGTGTGGCACATGAAGACGCACAAGAAGGTCATCCGCCGCCATGCCGCCTTTGCAAACTTCCAGAAGTTCCTCGTCGCCGAGGCCGCCTCGGGCAACATCAGCAGACAGGAGGTCGTCAGCATGATCCCGCCCCACTTCCTCGACGTCAAGCCGGGCCTGGTCGTGCTCGACATGTGCGCCGCGCCCGGCAGCAAGTCGGCCCAGCTGGCCGAGATGATCCACGGCGACGAGGAGGAGCGCGTCAGGCGGGCTGCGAACGGCGAGGACGTGGGCAGTGGCGCAGACGGCGACTACAGCGACGACGGCCGCTCGACCGGCCTGCTCATCGCAAACGACACCGACTACAAGCGCGCCGGCATGCTGGTCCACCAGGTCAAGCGCCTCAACTTCCCCAACCTCATCGTCACCCAGCACGACGCCTCCATCTTCCCCTCCATCGAGCTCCCCAGCAAGGTCGGCGAGAAGAAGCAGTACCTCAAGTACGACCGCATCCTCGCCGACGTGCCGTGCTCCGGCGACGGCACAGCCCGCAAGAACCCCAATGTCTGGCAGAAGTGGACGCCCAAGGACGGTCTTGGTCTCCACAACCTGCAGCTGCGCATTCTCTTCCGCGGCCTGCAGATGCTGAAGAAGGGCGGGCGCATGGTGTACTCGACCTGCAGCATGAACCCCGTCGAGAACGAGGCTGTCGTCGCTGCGGCCATCGAGGCCTGTGGAGGTACTTCCAAGGTTCAGCTTGTCGACATGCCCGACCATCTGCCCAACCTGAAGCGCCGACCAGGCTTGAACTCCTGGAAGGTTCTCGACACTTCTTCGGTGACCGGCAGCAACGACAAGACCGCGCACATGTTCACCAGCTGGGAGGCTTTCGAGAAGGCCAAGGCCAAGTACGCAGTCGACGAGCCGGAGCGCCAGTTCTCCCAGAAGATCTCCAAGGGCTGCTTCCCACCCATCACCGCGAACCCCGAGGAACGCATCCCGCTCGAGCGATGCATGCGCGTGTACCCCCACCTCCAGGACACCGGTGGCTTCTTCATTGCGGTCATCGAGAAGCTCGACGACATCAAGATTGCGCAGATCCAGAACCCGGAGAACGCAGCCAAGGCGAAGAAGCAGGAGGAGAAGACAACCGACAACACCTCGATCCCCACACCTGAGGAGAACGTCATCGAGGCCGACGCTACCAAGGACACCGAGAGCCTGAAGCGCAAGGCGGAAGACAGCGAGGAGAGGGCAGCGCCCAAGAAGAGCAAGACCGAGGAAGCCGAGAACGGCACAGCACAGGAGGCCACAACAGCGCCTGCATCTGAAGCCACGACACCAGCGCCCAGCAACCCAGTGTCCAAGCTCAAGCCAGAGAAGCAGGACCAGAACAAGGAGTACTTTGAGTACCTGTCGCCCACGGATGAAACCGTGGCTAGGATCCTTGATTTCTTCGGCATCTCAGACCGCTTCCCCCGCGACCGCTTCATGGTCAAGAACAAGGAGGGCTTGTCTCTGAACAAGATCTACTACACGTCCGGCTTCGCCAAGACGATCATCAACGCCAACAAGGAGCGCGGCATGAAGTTCATCCACTGCGGCGTCGTCATGTTCGTCGCGCACAAGATCAAAGACGCCAGCTACATGCACGCACCGTGGCGGCTGCAGTCGGAGGGCATTTCCATCCTCGAGCCATGGGCCAGCAAGCGCATCGTCCAGTGCACGAGCAAAGCCACCCTCAAACAGCTCATCACAGAGATGTTCCCCAAGCTGCCCAAGGAGGGCGAGCACGGCCTCGGCGAAGTCGGCGATCAGCTGCAGCCCATGGACATTGGCTGCTGCTTTGTCCGCGTCGAAAAGGACGACGCGCAGGACATACCCTTCCGCATGGTGCTCCCGCTCTGGCGACACCCGGGGTCCGCGAACATGATGGTCGACAAGGATGATCGCAAGGCGATGCTGCTCAGGCTGTGGGGCGAGAAGGACACGGAGATCATCAACCACGTCGCCGACAAGGCGAAGCGCGAGGCGGAGGAGGAGCAGGCCGAGGAGGACGCCAAGGCCAATGTCGTCGAGGGCGAGAACGCCGAGGATAGGGACGTCGACGAGAATGGTGGTGTTGCTGTGGATGCTGAGGCGTAG
- a CDS encoding 60S ribosomal protein L7 — MARSSVPTQNDIAVPESVLKKQKAGQKVADSKAADIQKKREANKQKRETIFKRAEKYHQEYVKAERDIIEAKRQAKKDNSLFVPAESKLAFVVRIKGINKIDPKKRKTLQLLRLLQINNGVFVRLTKATSEMLKIVEPFIAYGYPNLKTVRELVYKRGYAKVNKQRLPITDNELIEQSLGQYGIVCVEDLIHEIYTVGPNFKQASNFLWPFKLSSPTGGFRPRKFKHFIEGGDLGNREHFINGLVKQMN, encoded by the exons ATGGCCCGCTCATC CGTCCCCACCCAGAACGACATCGCCGTCCCCGAGTCGGTCCTGAAGAAGCAGAAGGCCGGCCAGAAGGTTGCCGACAGCAAGGCTGCCGACATCCAGAAGAAGCGCGAG GCCAACAAGCAGAAGCGCGAGACCATCTTCAAGCGCGCCGAGAAGTACCACCAGGAGTACGTCAAGGCCGAGCGCGACATCATCGAGGCCAAGCGCCAGGCCAAGAAGGACAACTCCCTCTTCGTCCCCGCCGAGTCCAAGCTCGCCTTCGTCGTCCGCATCAAGGGTATCAACAAGATCGACCCCAAGAAGCGCAAGACCCTCCAGCTTCTCCGTCTGCTCCAGATCAACAATGGTGTCTTCGTCCGCCTCACCAAGGCCACCTCCGAGATGCTGAAGATCGTCGAGCCCTTCATCGCCTACGGCTACCCCAACCTCAAGACCGTCCGTGAGCTTGTCTACAAGCGCGGTTACGCCAAGGTCAACAAGCAGCGTCTGCCCATCACCGACAACGAGCTCATCGAGCAGAGCCTCGGCCAGTACGGCATCGTCTGCGTGGAGGACCTCATCCACGAGATCTACACCGTCGGCCCCAACTTCAAGCAGGCCTCCAACTTCCTGTGGCCCTTCAAGCTGTCCTCGCCCACCGGTGGCTTCCGTCCCCGCAAGTTCAAGCACTTCATCGAGGGCGGTGACCTCGGCAACCGCGAGCACTTCATCAACGGCCTCGTCAAGCAGATGAACTAA